A DNA window from Hevea brasiliensis isolate MT/VB/25A 57/8 chromosome 2, ASM3005281v1, whole genome shotgun sequence contains the following coding sequences:
- the LOC110646247 gene encoding pentatricopeptide repeat-containing protein At2g02750, with product MAVNVTLNLPPPLIRVHHDMRLPRHITKLVADGFYKEAFSLHSQLHSSSLPPDHFTFPPLLKACAKLRSPLQGQIIHAHLTKTGFHSNLYTFTALSHMYMMLHLFQDALKVFGEMRDRNLASLNAAISGFSQNGYREKAFLMFREVGLCGFRPNSLTIASLLPACDSAEHCLQVHCWAIKLGVEKDIYVATSLVTMYSNCGEIILATEVYGEMPNRNVVSHNAFISGLLQNEVPSVALNVFKDMRKCSTVKPNSVTLVSVISACACLLHLQFGKQVHGFIKKTQASCDTMVGTALVDMYSKCGHWKWAYEVFIDLNSNKNLITWNAMITGMMLNGQSDNAVDLFKLLESERLEPDSATWNSMISGFAQLDKGIEAFNLFKKMQFSGVVPSLKSITSLLPACASLSALQHGKEIHGHAIRININTDEFMATALIDMYMKCGYSSWGRRVFDQFEIKPKDPAFWNALISGYGRNGENESVFEVFDQMLEEKVKPNSATFIAVLSGCSHTGQVHRGWQVFRMMSIDYALKPKVEHFGCMIDMLGRLGRLDEAKKLVEDMPEPPASVFTSLLGACRHHLHPELGEEMAMKLSELEPGDPTPLVTLSNIYALMGRWGDVERIRQIIEDRGLRKLPGYSSIGVT from the coding sequence ATGGCTGTGAATGTGACGCTCAACTTGCCACCACCTCTCATTAGGGTACACCATGACATGAGGCTCCCGCGCCACATAACAAAACTAGTGGCTGATGGGTTCTACAAAGAAGCCTTCTCCTTGCACTCTCAACTCCACTCTTCCTCCCTGCCTCCTGACCATTTCACCTTTCCTCCTCTCCTCAAAGCATGCGCCAAGCTTAGGTCTCCCCTCCAGGGCCAAATTATCCACGCTCATCTCACGAAAACTGGCTTTCACTCAAACCTGTACACATTCACTGCTCTCTCTCATATGTATATGATGCTTCATCTTTTCCAGGATGCTCTAAAAGTGTTCGGTGAAATGCGTGACCGAAACCTGGCCTCTCTTAACGCTGCAATTTCTGGGTTTTCTCAAAATGGGTATCGCGAGAAGGCCTTTTTAATGTTTAGAGAGGTGGGATTGTGTGGGTTTAGACCCAATTCACTTACCATTGCCAGTCTGTTGCCTGCTTGTGATAGTGCTGAACACTGTTTGCAAGTGCATTGCTGGGCTATAAAGTTGGGTGTGGAAAAGGATATATATGTTGCAACGTCGTTGGTGACTATGTACTCCAACTGTGGAGAGATAATTTTGGCTACAGAAGTGTATGGAGAAATGCCTAATCGCAATGTGGTGAGTCATAATGCTTTTATTTCAGGGCTTTTGCAGAATGAGGTGCCAAGTGTAGCTTTGAATGTGTTTAAGGACATGAGAAAATGTTCAACTGTTAAACCAAATTCAGTTACATTGGTTTCTGTTATTTCTGCCTGCGCTTGTCTTTTGCATCTTCAGTTTGGGAAACAGGTTCACGGGTTCATAAAGAAGACTCAGGCGAGTTGTGACACTATGGTGGGGACTGCACTTGTGGACATGTATTCCAAGTGTGGTCATTGGAAATGGGCATATGAAGTGTTCATTGATCTAAATAGCAATAAGAACTTGATAACGTGGAATGCAATGATTACTGGGATGATGTTGAATGGTCAGAGTGACAATGCTGTTGATTTGTTCAAACTTTTAGAATCTGAAAGACTGGAACCTGATTCAGCAACATGGAATTCCATGATTAGCGGGTTTGCACAATTAGACAAGGGGATCGAAGCTTTTAACTTATTCAAGAAAATGCAATTTTCTGGGGTAGTCCCAAGCTTGAAGTCTATTACAAGCCTATTGCCAGCTTGTGCATCTTTATCTGCTTTGCAACATGGAAAAGAGATTCACGGGCATGCTATTAGAATTAATATTAATACTGACGAATTTATGGCTACTGCACTCATTGACATGTATATGAAATGTGGGTATTCCTCTTGGGGACGGAGAGTTTTTGATCAGTTTGAGATAAAGCCCAAAGACCCAGCATTTTGGAATGCATTGATATCTGGATATGGAAGAAATGGAGAGAATGAGTCTGTATTTGAGGTTTTTGACCAGATGCTGGAGGAGAAGGTGAAACCAAATTCAGCAACTTTTATTGCGGTTTTATCTGGGTGTAGTCACACGGGTCAAGTTCACAGAGGGTGGCAAGTTTTCAGGATGATGTCTATAGACTATGCCTTGAAACCAAAGGTAGAGCATTTTGGTTGCATGATTGACATGTTGGGTCGATTGGGTAGGCTGGATGAAGCTAAGAAACTAGTAGAAGACATGCCTGAGCCTCCTGCTTCTGTTTTTACTTCTTTGCTTGGTGCCTGTAGGCATCACTTGCATCCTGAGCTGGGAGAAGAAATGGCCATGAAGCTCTCAGAGCTAGAACCGGGGGATCCAACTCCTCTTGTGACTCTGTCAAACATTTATGCTCTAATGGGAAGGTGGGGAGACGTAGAAAGAATCAGGCAAATAATAGAAGATAGAGGATTAAGAAAATTGCCAGGATATAGTTCTATTGGAGTTACATAA